In Zonotrichia albicollis isolate bZonAlb1 chromosome 11, bZonAlb1.hap1, whole genome shotgun sequence, a single genomic region encodes these proteins:
- the BNIP2 gene encoding BCL2/adenovirus E1B 19 kDa protein-interacting protein 2 isoform X1, whose product MEGVEFKEEWQDEDFPRPLPEDDPVESDALAAAGAENEADTEGNGTKLRKKLMAPDISLNLDPSEESVFSDDLDESGEIDLDDLDTPSENSNEFEWEDDLPKPKTTDVMRKGSLAEYTEAEEKDDGRRWRMFRIGEQDHRVDMKAIEPYKKVISHGGYYGDGLNAIVVFAVCFMPESSQPNYRYLMDNLFKYVIGTLELLVAENYMIVYLNGATTRRKMPSLGWLRKCYQQIDRRLRKNLKSLIIVHPSWFIRTLLAITKPFISSKFSQKIRYVFTLAELAELIPMEYVGIPECIKQYEEEKFRKKQKRVDQELNGKQEQKSEQ is encoded by the exons ATGGAAGGGGTTGAGTTTAAGGAAGAGTGGCAAGATGAAGATTTTCCAAG GCCCCTGCCAGAGGATGATCCTGTTGAGTCTGAtgcactggctgcagctggagcagaaaaTGAAGCTG ATACAGAGGGTAACGGAACCAAACTGAGGAAGAAACTAATGGCTCCAGATATTAGCTTAAATTTGGATCCCAGTGAGGAATCTGTTTTTTCTGATGACTTGGATGAAAGTGGAGAGATTGATTTGGATGATTTAGATACTCCTTCAGAAAATAGCAATGAATTTGAATGGGAAG ATGATCTTCCAAAGCCCAAAACTACTGATGTCATGAGGAAAGGCTCCCTGGCTGAGTACACTGAGGCAGAGGAGAAGGATGACGGCCGCCGCTGGCGAATGTTCCGGATCGGAGAGCAGGACCACAGGGTGGACATGAAGGCAATTGAACCGTACAAAAAAGTTATCAGTCATGGTG GTTATTATGGTGATGGGTTAAATGCCATTGTTGTGTTTGCTGTTTGCTTCATGCCTGAGAGCAGCCAGCCTAACTACAGATACCTAATGGACAATCTATTTAA GTATGTAATTGGCACTTTAGAGCTGTTAGTAGCAGAGAACTATATGATAGTTTACCTGAATGGTGCAACAACACGGAGAAAAATGCCAAGTTTAGGCTGGCTTAGGAAATGTTACCAGCAAATTGACAGAAG GTTAAGGAAAAACCTGAAATCCTTGATCATAGTTCATCCTTCCTGGTTCATCAGAACTCTCCTGGCCATCACAAAACCTTTTATTAG CTCAAAATTCAGCCAAAAAATTAGGTATGTCTTTACCCTGGCAGAACTAGCTGAACTCATCCCCATGGAATACGTTGGCATCCCAGAGTGCATAAAACA GTATGAAGAAGAAAAGtttagaaagaaacagaaaag agTTGACCAAGAGCTGAATGGAAAACAAGAGCAGAAAAGTGAACAGTAA
- the BNIP2 gene encoding BCL2/adenovirus E1B 19 kDa protein-interacting protein 2 isoform X2 — MEGVEFKEEWQDEDFPRPLPEDDPVESDALAAAGAENEADTEGNGTKLRKKLMAPDISLNLDPSEESVFSDDLDESGEIDLDDLDTPSENSNEFEWEDDLPKPKTTDVMRKGSLAEYTEAEEKDDGRRWRMFRIGEQDHRVDMKAIEPYKKVISHGGYYGDGLNAIVVFAVCFMPESSQPNYRYLMDNLFKYVIGTLELLVAENYMIVYLNGATTRRKMPSLGWLRKCYQQIDRRLRKNLKSLIIVHPSWFIRTLLAITKPFISSKFSQKIRYVFTLAELAELIPMEYVGIPECIKQVDQELNGKQEQKSEQ, encoded by the exons ATGGAAGGGGTTGAGTTTAAGGAAGAGTGGCAAGATGAAGATTTTCCAAG GCCCCTGCCAGAGGATGATCCTGTTGAGTCTGAtgcactggctgcagctggagcagaaaaTGAAGCTG ATACAGAGGGTAACGGAACCAAACTGAGGAAGAAACTAATGGCTCCAGATATTAGCTTAAATTTGGATCCCAGTGAGGAATCTGTTTTTTCTGATGACTTGGATGAAAGTGGAGAGATTGATTTGGATGATTTAGATACTCCTTCAGAAAATAGCAATGAATTTGAATGGGAAG ATGATCTTCCAAAGCCCAAAACTACTGATGTCATGAGGAAAGGCTCCCTGGCTGAGTACACTGAGGCAGAGGAGAAGGATGACGGCCGCCGCTGGCGAATGTTCCGGATCGGAGAGCAGGACCACAGGGTGGACATGAAGGCAATTGAACCGTACAAAAAAGTTATCAGTCATGGTG GTTATTATGGTGATGGGTTAAATGCCATTGTTGTGTTTGCTGTTTGCTTCATGCCTGAGAGCAGCCAGCCTAACTACAGATACCTAATGGACAATCTATTTAA GTATGTAATTGGCACTTTAGAGCTGTTAGTAGCAGAGAACTATATGATAGTTTACCTGAATGGTGCAACAACACGGAGAAAAATGCCAAGTTTAGGCTGGCTTAGGAAATGTTACCAGCAAATTGACAGAAG GTTAAGGAAAAACCTGAAATCCTTGATCATAGTTCATCCTTCCTGGTTCATCAGAACTCTCCTGGCCATCACAAAACCTTTTATTAG CTCAAAATTCAGCCAAAAAATTAGGTATGTCTTTACCCTGGCAGAACTAGCTGAACTCATCCCCATGGAATACGTTGGCATCCCAGAGTGCATAAAACA agTTGACCAAGAGCTGAATGGAAAACAAGAGCAGAAAAGTGAACAGTAA
- the BNIP2 gene encoding BCL2/adenovirus E1B 19 kDa protein-interacting protein 2 isoform X4: MAPDISLNLDPSEESVFSDDLDESGEIDLDDLDTPSENSNEFEWEDDLPKPKTTDVMRKGSLAEYTEAEEKDDGRRWRMFRIGEQDHRVDMKAIEPYKKVISHGGYYGDGLNAIVVFAVCFMPESSQPNYRYLMDNLFKYVIGTLELLVAENYMIVYLNGATTRRKMPSLGWLRKCYQQIDRRLRKNLKSLIIVHPSWFIRTLLAITKPFISSKFSQKIRYVFTLAELAELIPMEYVGIPECIKQYEEEKFRKKQKRVDQELNGKQEQKSEQ; encoded by the exons ATGGCTCCAGATATTAGCTTAAATTTGGATCCCAGTGAGGAATCTGTTTTTTCTGATGACTTGGATGAAAGTGGAGAGATTGATTTGGATGATTTAGATACTCCTTCAGAAAATAGCAATGAATTTGAATGGGAAG ATGATCTTCCAAAGCCCAAAACTACTGATGTCATGAGGAAAGGCTCCCTGGCTGAGTACACTGAGGCAGAGGAGAAGGATGACGGCCGCCGCTGGCGAATGTTCCGGATCGGAGAGCAGGACCACAGGGTGGACATGAAGGCAATTGAACCGTACAAAAAAGTTATCAGTCATGGTG GTTATTATGGTGATGGGTTAAATGCCATTGTTGTGTTTGCTGTTTGCTTCATGCCTGAGAGCAGCCAGCCTAACTACAGATACCTAATGGACAATCTATTTAA GTATGTAATTGGCACTTTAGAGCTGTTAGTAGCAGAGAACTATATGATAGTTTACCTGAATGGTGCAACAACACGGAGAAAAATGCCAAGTTTAGGCTGGCTTAGGAAATGTTACCAGCAAATTGACAGAAG GTTAAGGAAAAACCTGAAATCCTTGATCATAGTTCATCCTTCCTGGTTCATCAGAACTCTCCTGGCCATCACAAAACCTTTTATTAG CTCAAAATTCAGCCAAAAAATTAGGTATGTCTTTACCCTGGCAGAACTAGCTGAACTCATCCCCATGGAATACGTTGGCATCCCAGAGTGCATAAAACA GTATGAAGAAGAAAAGtttagaaagaaacagaaaag agTTGACCAAGAGCTGAATGGAAAACAAGAGCAGAAAAGTGAACAGTAA
- the BNIP2 gene encoding BCL2/adenovirus E1B 19 kDa protein-interacting protein 2 isoform X3, giving the protein MEGVEFKEEWQDEDFPRPLPEDDPVESDALAAAGAENEADTEGNGTKLRKKLMAPDISLNLDPSEESVFSDDLDESGEIDLDDLDTPSENSNEFEWEDDLPKPKTTDVMRKGSLAEYTEAEEKDDGRRWRMFRIGEQDHRVDMKAIEPYKKVISHGGYYGDGLNAIVVFAVCFMPESSQPNYRYLMDNLFKYVIGTLELLVAENYMIVYLNGATTRRKMPSLGWLRKCYQQIDRRLRKNLKSLIIVHPSWFIRTLLAITKPFIRVDQELNGKQEQKSEQ; this is encoded by the exons ATGGAAGGGGTTGAGTTTAAGGAAGAGTGGCAAGATGAAGATTTTCCAAG GCCCCTGCCAGAGGATGATCCTGTTGAGTCTGAtgcactggctgcagctggagcagaaaaTGAAGCTG ATACAGAGGGTAACGGAACCAAACTGAGGAAGAAACTAATGGCTCCAGATATTAGCTTAAATTTGGATCCCAGTGAGGAATCTGTTTTTTCTGATGACTTGGATGAAAGTGGAGAGATTGATTTGGATGATTTAGATACTCCTTCAGAAAATAGCAATGAATTTGAATGGGAAG ATGATCTTCCAAAGCCCAAAACTACTGATGTCATGAGGAAAGGCTCCCTGGCTGAGTACACTGAGGCAGAGGAGAAGGATGACGGCCGCCGCTGGCGAATGTTCCGGATCGGAGAGCAGGACCACAGGGTGGACATGAAGGCAATTGAACCGTACAAAAAAGTTATCAGTCATGGTG GTTATTATGGTGATGGGTTAAATGCCATTGTTGTGTTTGCTGTTTGCTTCATGCCTGAGAGCAGCCAGCCTAACTACAGATACCTAATGGACAATCTATTTAA GTATGTAATTGGCACTTTAGAGCTGTTAGTAGCAGAGAACTATATGATAGTTTACCTGAATGGTGCAACAACACGGAGAAAAATGCCAAGTTTAGGCTGGCTTAGGAAATGTTACCAGCAAATTGACAGAAG GTTAAGGAAAAACCTGAAATCCTTGATCATAGTTCATCCTTCCTGGTTCATCAGAACTCTCCTGGCCATCACAAAACCTTTTATTAG agTTGACCAAGAGCTGAATGGAAAACAAGAGCAGAAAAGTGAACAGTAA